One genomic segment of Primulina tabacum isolate GXHZ01 chromosome 9, ASM2559414v2, whole genome shotgun sequence includes these proteins:
- the LOC142555324 gene encoding GDT1-like protein 4 isoform X2 → MTVLSEIGDKTFFAAAILAMRHPRRLVLSGCLVALIVMTVLSAVVGWAAPNLISRKWTHHITTLCFWGLACGLYGMHSMKGYFVNVFTFSNRETEEFDEVEKELNANFKINGGATKEHDKDADDLKKQNRPFLTQFLSPILLKAFSITFFGEWGDKSQRTSFVYHCCSLRREESGYSNIRENNRTLWWSSFHRFWNPIFSFDC, encoded by the exons ATGACCGTGTTATCTGAGATCGGGGACAAGACATTTTTCGCAGCTGCT ATCTTGGCGATGCGTCACCCCAGAAGACTTGTGTTGTCTGGATGCCTTGTAGCTTTGATC GTCATGACGGTTTTATCAGCTGTTGTTGGCTGGGCTGCTCCAAATCTG ATCTCACGCAAATGGACTCATCACATCACGACATTGTGTTTTTGGGGTTTGGCTTGTGGTCTTTATGGGATGCATTCAATGAAGG GGTATTTTGTGAATGTTTTCACTTTCTCTAACAGGGAGACTGAGGAATTTGATGAAGTTGAAAAAGAACTG aatgctaattttaaaatcaatggTGGAGCAACCAAAGAGCATGATAAG GATGCTGATGATCTGAAGAAGCAGAACCGACCTTTTCTTACTCAATTTTTGTCGCCTATCTTGCTGAAG GCATTTTCCATTACTTTCTTTGGGGAATGGGGTGATAAGAGTCAG AGGACAAGCTTTGTGTACCACTGCTGCAGTCTTCGGAGGGAAGAGTCTGGCTACTCAAATATCCGAGAAAATA ATCGCACTCTCTGGTGGAGTTCTTTTCATCGTTTTTGGAATCCAATCTTTTCTTTCGACTGTTGA
- the LOC142555323 gene encoding LOW QUALITY PROTEIN: lysine histidine transporter-like 6 (The sequence of the model RefSeq protein was modified relative to this genomic sequence to represent the inferred CDS: inserted 1 base in 1 codon; deleted 1 base in 1 codon): MVSSTPQQPKDIPPDETWEGKGPSREAKWWYSTFHTVTAMVGAGVLSLPYAMAYLGWGPGTMVLALSWCITLNTMWQMIQLHESEPGIRFDRYYDLGRHAFGKKLGPWIVLPQQLIVQVGCDIVYMVTGGKCLKKFMEIACSNCTPIRQSYWICIFGGLHFFLSQLPDFNSVSGVSLAAAIMSLSYSTIAWIGSLSHGRVSNVSYAYKKTSSIDYMFRVFNALGQVTFAYAGHAVVLEIQATIPSTPEKPSKVPMWKGAVWAYFINGICYFPVALIGYWAFGQDVADNVLVALQKPAWLIASANLMVVVHVIGSYQVYAMPVFDLVERTISKRFNITPSGFVLRLIVRSAYVAFTLFIGVTFPFFGDLLGFFGGFGFAPTSYFLPSIIWLXVKKPQKFSRSWIINWTSIVVGVFIMLASTIGGLRNIITDASTYEFYS; encoded by the exons ATGGTATCATCCACACCTCAACAACCCAAG GATATTCCACCGGACGAAACATGGGAAGGAAAGGGTCCCTCGCGCGAGGCGAAATGGTGGTACTCGACGTTTCATACGGTCACGGCCATGGTTGGTGCGGGTGTGCTCAGTTTGCCGTATGCCATGGCTTACTTGGGATG GGGTCCAggaacaatggtcctggcattGTCCTGGTGCATCACCTTAAACACAATGTGGCAGATGATACAGCTCCACGAAAGCGAGCCTGGCATCCGTTTCGACCGGTACTAC GACCTGGGACGACACGCCTTTGGAAAGAAGCTGGGGCCGTGGATAGTACTGCCTCAGCAGCTCATTGTACAGGTGGGATGTGACATTGTATACATGGTGACCGGAGGGAAGTGCCTCAAGAAATTCATGGAAATCGCCTGCTCTAATTGCACCCCAATTAGGCAATCTTACTGGATTTGCATCTTCGGAGGTCTCCATTTCTTCCTTTCTCAATTGCCAGATTTCAATTCTGTGTCTGGTGTTTCATTGGCTGCTGCAATCATGTCACTAAG CTACTCAACTATTGCCTGGATAGGTAGCCTTAGCCACGGCCGGGTCTCGAACGTGAGCTACGCATACAAGAAAACTAGTTCCATCGACTACATGTTCCGTGTGTTCAATGCCTTAGGGCAGGTTACATTTGCCTATGCTGGACATGCTGTGGTGCTAGAAATCCAGGCCACTATTCCATCTACCCCTGAGAAGCCCTCAAAAGTTCCAATGTGGAAAGGAGCCGTTTGGGCCTATTTCATTAATGGGATCTGTTATTTCCCCGTTGCCCTAATCGGATATTGGGCGTTCGGGCAAGACGTAGCTGACAATGTGCTCGTGGCACTTCAGAAACCGGCATGGCTCATTGCTTCTGCTAACTTGATGGTTGTGGTTCATGTCATTGGAAGCTATCAg GTTTATGCAATGCCAGTATTCGACTTGGTTGAGAGAACAATTTCAAAGAGATTTAACATCACCCCTTCTGGATTTGTGCTTAGGCTCATTGTCCGTTCTGCTTATGTAG CTTTTACCCTTTTTATTGGTGTGACATTCCCTTTCTTTGGTGATCTTCTTGGCTTCTTTGGTGGATTTGGATTTGCTCCAACTTCCTACTTT CTACCTAGTATAATATGGC AAGTTAAGAAACCACAGAAATTCAGCCGTTCTTGGATTATCAATTGG ACAAGCATAGTTGTGGGAGTGTTCATCATGCTGGCGTCAACCATCGGTGGCCTGAGAAATATTATTACTGATGCCTCAACTTATGAATTCTATTCGTAG
- the LOC142555324 gene encoding GDT1-like protein 4 isoform X1 — MTVLSEIGDKTFFAAAILAMRHPRRLVLSGCLVALIVMTVLSAVVGWAAPNLISRKWTHHITTLCFWGLACGLYGMHSMKGYFVNVFTFSNRETEEFDEVEKELNANFKINGGATKEHDKDADDLKKQNRPFLTQFLSPILLKAFSITFFGEWGDKSQLATIGLAADENPLGVVLGGILGQALCTTAAVFGGKSLATQISEKIIALSGGVLFIVFGIQSFLSTVDSS; from the exons ATGACCGTGTTATCTGAGATCGGGGACAAGACATTTTTCGCAGCTGCT ATCTTGGCGATGCGTCACCCCAGAAGACTTGTGTTGTCTGGATGCCTTGTAGCTTTGATC GTCATGACGGTTTTATCAGCTGTTGTTGGCTGGGCTGCTCCAAATCTG ATCTCACGCAAATGGACTCATCACATCACGACATTGTGTTTTTGGGGTTTGGCTTGTGGTCTTTATGGGATGCATTCAATGAAGG GGTATTTTGTGAATGTTTTCACTTTCTCTAACAGGGAGACTGAGGAATTTGATGAAGTTGAAAAAGAACTG aatgctaattttaaaatcaatggTGGAGCAACCAAAGAGCATGATAAG GATGCTGATGATCTGAAGAAGCAGAACCGACCTTTTCTTACTCAATTTTTGTCGCCTATCTTGCTGAAG GCATTTTCCATTACTTTCTTTGGGGAATGGGGTGATAAGAGTCAG CTTGCTACAATAGGTTTGGCTGCAGATGAGAATCCATTAGGTGTTGTTCTAGGTGGAATCCT AGGACAAGCTTTGTGTACCACTGCTGCAGTCTTCGGAGGGAAGAGTCTGGCTACTCAAATATCCGAGAAAATA ATCGCACTCTCTGGTGGAGTTCTTTTCATCGTTTTTGGAATCCAATCTTTTCTTTCGACTGTTGATTCATCGTGA
- the LOC142555324 gene encoding GDT1-like protein 4 isoform X3 has product MPCSFDRHDGFISCCWLGCSKSDLTQMDSSHHDIVFLGFGLWSLWDAFNEGETEEFDEVEKELNANFKINGGATKEHDKDADDLKKQNRPFLTQFLSPILLKAFSITFFGEWGDKSQLATIGLAADENPLGVVLGGILGQALCTTAAVFGGKSLATQISEKIIALSGGVLFIVFGIQSFLSTVDSS; this is encoded by the exons ATGCCTTGTAGCTTTGATC GTCATGACGGTTTTATCAGCTGTTGTTGGCTGGGCTGCTCCAAATCTG ATCTCACGCAAATGGACTCATCACATCACGACATTGTGTTTTTGGGGTTTGGCTTGTGGTCTTTATGGGATGCATTCAATGAAGG GGAGACTGAGGAATTTGATGAAGTTGAAAAAGAACTG aatgctaattttaaaatcaatggTGGAGCAACCAAAGAGCATGATAAG GATGCTGATGATCTGAAGAAGCAGAACCGACCTTTTCTTACTCAATTTTTGTCGCCTATCTTGCTGAAG GCATTTTCCATTACTTTCTTTGGGGAATGGGGTGATAAGAGTCAG CTTGCTACAATAGGTTTGGCTGCAGATGAGAATCCATTAGGTGTTGTTCTAGGTGGAATCCT AGGACAAGCTTTGTGTACCACTGCTGCAGTCTTCGGAGGGAAGAGTCTGGCTACTCAAATATCCGAGAAAATA ATCGCACTCTCTGGTGGAGTTCTTTTCATCGTTTTTGGAATCCAATCTTTTCTTTCGACTGTTGATTCATCGTGA